One Telopea speciosissima isolate NSW1024214 ecotype Mountain lineage unplaced genomic scaffold, Tspe_v1 Tspe_v1.0331, whole genome shotgun sequence DNA window includes the following coding sequences:
- the LOC122647980 gene encoding protein TIC 214-like isoform X3 translates to MILKSFLLGNLLSLCMKIINSVVVVGLYYGFLTTFSIGPSYLFLLRARVMEEGTEKKVSATTGFITGQLMMFISIYYAPLHLALGRPHTITVLVLPYLLFHFFWNNHKHFFDYGSTTRNSMRNLSIQCVFLNNLIFQLFNHFILPSSTLARLVNIYMFRCNNKILFVTSSFVGWLIGHILFMKWVGLVLFWIRQNHFIRSNVLIRSKKDLVSELRNSMARIFSILLFITCVYYLGRMPSPIVTKKLKETSETEERGQSEEETDVEIERTSETKGTKQEQEGSTEEDPYPSLCSEEKEDPDKIDETEEIRVNGNEKTKDEFHFHFKETSYKNSPVFKNSYLDGNPENSKLEILKEDEDKDNFWFEKPLVTLLFDYKRWNRPLRYIYLRNNQLKNAIRNEMSQYFFYTCRSDGKQRISFTYPPSLSTFCEMIERKISLYILEKIYPEELYNQWVYTNEEKKKNFSKEFLNRIETLDKGFVTLDVLEKKIRVCNEKIEEEYLPKGYDPFLKGPYRGTIKKLHSIMNDYLIPSIERIWINRIHGIFPTDYREFEQKIDTFDAKSFSINQRKKKKSIGIKEIRKRVPRWSYKLIDDFEQEVDQEESSEDPIRLRKTKHIIIFTENNANTNTYTNNTKNYDQVDEVTLIRYSQQPNFRRDLIKGSMRSQKRKTTIGKLFQANVHSPLFLDRIDKPFFFHISGMMRLIFRNLMGKNTEFETLDSEEKKTQEKKEEKERIEIAETWDNMLFAQTIRGCLLITHSILRKYLVLPSLIIAKNVVRIFLFQIPEWYEDFKAWNREIHVKCTYNGVQLSEREFPKNWLIEGIQVKILFPFCLKPWYRSKLRSHHRDPMKTKGKKANFCFLTVWGMETELPFGSPRKQPSFFKPIFKELEKKIQKVKKKFFLVLKNLKEKKKKRSSDNENLKNSQNSIIRNQIIHESSIRVRSTDWTNYSLAEKKTKNLANRTNTIRNQIEKITKDKKKIFLTSEININPKETSCDIKKSKSTKNFWQILKRRNTRLIRKWHFFFKFFIEKIHIDTLLYIINIPRINAQLFLESTNKIIDKYIYNYNTKINQEDINETNQNTIHSISTIKKSLFNTSNKNSQISCDQSSLPQTYVFYKLSQTQVINKYRLRSVLQYHGTSLFLKDIIKNFFETQEILHSESRHKKFRNSRINEWKNWLKGHYQYDVSQTRWARLVPQKWRNRVNQRRRAQNKDSKKLGSYEKDQLIHSEKENDSTVESLPNQKEKFKKHYRYDRLSHKYINYNYESRKDLYIYGSPLQVNESRKIPYNYNTHKLESFYGLEDISINDYLGEDYLIETEKNPDRKYFDWGILHFFLIKKANIEAWANMDTGTNIQKNTKTGTDYYQNKIQIIEKMDKKDLFFLTIHQEINPSKQRFFFFDWMGMNEEILNRPVSNLKFWFFPELLLLFDAYKMKPWVIPIKLLLLNLNRNKNISENKNINRKEKGDLFISSKKKKSLELENRNQKEPLGQGDFESVLPKQQKDLEEDYAGLNIQKGRKKKKKKFKSNSNTEWYLDSFLKKYFIFQFRWNDPLSQRMINNIKVYCLLLRLINPKEIIISSIQRGELSLNVMLIQRDLTFTELIKRGIFIIEPIRLSIKWDGKFFMYQTISISLVHKSKQQTNQRYREKRYIDKNDFDGSIARYEKMVGGGSENYYDLLVPETILSPKRRRELRILICFNFKNGNALDRNLIFWNGNNVRNCGKFWNENKDVDRDKFINMKLKFFLWPNYRLEDLACINRYWFNTNNGSRFSMSRIHMYQRLKIS, encoded by the exons ATGATTTTGAAATCTTTTCTACTAGGTAATCTATTATCCTTATGCATGAAGATAATCAATTCGGTCGTTGTGGTCGGACTCTATTATGGATTTCTGACCACATTCTCCATAGGGCCCTCTTATCTCTTCCTTCTCCGAGCTCGGGTTATGGaagaaggaaccgagaagaaGGTATCAGCAACAACTGGTTTTATTACGGGACAGCTCATGATGTTCATATCGATCTATTATGCGCCTCTGCATCTAGCATTGGGTAGACCTCATACAATAACTGTCCTAGTTCTACCGtatcttttgtttcatttcttcTGGAACAATCACAAACACTTTTTTGATTATGGATCTACTACCAGAAATTCAATGCGTAATCTCAGCATTCAATGTGTATTCCTGAATAATCTCATTTTTCAATTATTCAACCATTTCATTTTACCAAGTTCAACGTTAGCCAGATTAGTCAACATTTATATGTTTCGATGCAACAACAAGATCTTATTTGTAACAAGTAGTTTTGTTGGTTGGTTAATTGGTCACATTTTATTCATGAAATGGGTTGGATTGGTATTATTCTGGATACGCCAAAATCATTTTATCAGATCTAATGTACTTATTCGATCTAAGAAGGACCTTGTGTCAGAATTGAGAAATTCTATGGCTCGAATCTTTAGTATTCTCTTATTTATCACCTGTGTCTACTATTTAGGCAGAATGCCGTCACCTATTGTCACTAAGAAACTGAAAGAAACCTCAGAAACGGAAGAAAGGGGGCAAAGTGAGGAAGAAACAGATGTAGAAATAGAAAGAACTTCCGAAACGAAGGGGACTAAACAGGAACAAGAGGGATCCACCGAAGAAGACCCTTACCCTTCCCTTTGTTCGGAAGAAAAGGAGGATCCGGACAAAATAGATGAAACGGAAGAGATCCGAGTGAATGGAAACGAAAAAACAAAGGATGAATTCCACTTTCACTTTAAAGAGACATCCTATAAAAATAGCCCAGTTTTCAAAAATTCTTATCTGGATGGAAATCCAGAAAATTCGAAGTTAGAAATActtaaagaagatgaagataaagACAATTTCTGGTTTGAAAAACCTCTTGTTACTCTTCTTTTTGACTATAAACGATGGAATCGCCCATTGAGATATATATACCTAAGAAACAATCAATTGAAAAATGCTATAAGAAATGAAATGtcacaatattttttttatacatgtCGAAGTGATGGAAAACAAAGAATATCTTTTACATATCCACCCAGTTTGTCAACTTTTTGTGAAatgatagaaagaaaaatatctttgTACATACTAGAAAAAATATATCCTGAAGAACTGTATAATCAATGGGTTTATaccaatgaagaaaaaaagaagaacttCAGTAAGGAATTTTTAAATAGAATTGAAACCCTAGACAAAGGATTTGTTACTCTAGAtgtacttgaaaaaaaaattcgagtATGTAATgaaaagattgaagaagaatacTTACCCAAAGGGTATGATCCTTTCTTGAAGGGACCCTATCGAGGAACAATTAAAAAATTGCATTCAATCATGAATGATTATTTAATTCCTTCGATAGAAAGGATTTGGATAAATAGGATTCATGGTATCTTTCCTACTGATTATCGAGAATTTGAACAGAAAATTGATACATTTGATGCGAAATCGTTTTCAAT aaatcaaagaaaaaaaaaaaaatctattggaATAAAAGAAATCCGTAAAAGGGTTCCTCGATGGTCATACAAATTAATCGACGATTTTGAGCAAGAGGTGGATCAGGAAGAATCATCAGAGGATCCGATTCGTTTAAGGAAAACCAAACATATAATCATTTTTACTGAGAACAATGCGAATACCAATACTTAtacaaataatacaaaaaattaTGATCAAGTGGACGAAGTGACTTTAATACGTTATTCACAACAACCGAATTTTCGTCGAGATCTAATCAAAGGATCCATGCGCTCTCAAAAACGTAAAACAACTATAGGGAAACTCTTTCAAGCAAATGTGCATTCGCCGCTTTTTTTGGACAGAATAgacaaaccttttttttttcatatctcCGGAATGATGAGGCTAATTTTTAGGAATTTGATggggaaaaatacagaattcGAAACTTTGGATTCTGAGGAGAAAAAAACgcaggagaaaaaagaagaaaaagagcgAATAGAAATAGCAGAAACCTGGGATAATATGCTATTTGCTCAAACAATAAGGGGTTGCTTATTAATAACCCATTCGATTCTTAGAAAATATCTTGTATTGCCTTCATTGATAATAGCTAAAAATGTCGTtcgtatttttttatttcaaatccCCGAGTGGTACGAAGATTTTAAAGCGTGGAATAGAGAAATTCATGTTAAATGCACTTATAACGGTGTGCAATTATCAGAAAGAGAATTTCCAAAAAACTGGTTAATAGAAGGTATTCAGGTAAagattctctttcctttctgttTGAAACCTTGGTATAGATCTAAGCTACGATCGCACCATAGAGATCCAATgaaaacaaaaggcaaaaaagctaatttttgttttttaacagtCTGGGGAATGGAAACGGAACTTCCTTTTGGTTCTCCCCGAAAACAACCATCTTTTTTTAAACCCATTTTTAAAGAActcgaaaaaaaaattcaaaaagtgaaaaagaaattttttttagttctaaaaaatttaaaagaaaaaaaaaaaaaaagatcgagTGACAAcgaaaatctaaaaaattcacaaaattctaTAATTAGAAATCAGATTATTCATGAATCATCCATTCGAGTCAGATCCACGGATTGGACAAATTATTCACTGGCagaaaaaaaaacgaagaatCTAGCTAATAGGACAAACACAATTagaaatcaaatagaaaaaatcacaaaagacaagaaaaaaatatttctaaCCTCAGAGATAAATATTAATCCTAAGGAAACAAGTTGtgatattaaaaaatcaaaatcgacgAAAAATTTTTGGCAgatattaaaaagaagaaataccCGATTAATACGTaaatggcattttttttttaaatttttcattGAAAAGATACACATAGATACTCTTCTATATATCATTAATATTCCCAGGATCAATGCACAACTTTTCCTTGAATCAACAAACAAAATTATTGATAAATACATTTACAATTACAATACTAAAATAAATCAAGAAGATATTAatgaaacaaatcaaaatacaaTTCACTCTATTTCGACTATAAAAAAGTCGCTTTTTAATACTAGTAATAAAAATTCGCAGATTTCTTGTGATCAATCTTCCTTGCCACAAACATATGTTTTTTACAAATTATCGCAAACTCAAGTTATTAATAAGTATCGCTTGAGATCTGTACTTCAATACCACGGAACATCTCTTTTTCTTAAGGATATAATAAAGAATTTTTTTGAAACACAAGAAATACTTCATTCCGAATCAAGGCATAAGAAATTTCGGAATTCTAGAATTAATGAATGGAAAAACTGGTTAAAGGGTCATTATCAATATGATGTATCTCAGACTAGATGGGCTAGATTAGTACCACAAAAATGGCGAAATAGAGTCAATCAACGCCGTAGGGCTCAAAATAAAGATTCAAAAAAATTGGGTTCATATGAAAAAGACCAATTAATTCATTCCGAAAAAGAAAACGATTCTACGGTGGAGTCATTACcgaatcaaaaagaaaaatttaaaaaacactACAGATATGATCGTTTATCacataaatatattaattataattatgaAAGTAGGAAGGACTTATATATTTATGGATCACCCTTACAAGTAAACGAGAGTCGAAAGATTCCCTATAATTACAACACACATAAACTTGAATCGTTTTATGGGCTAGAAGATATCTCTATTAATGATTATCTAGGGGAAGATTATCTTATTGAGACGGAGAAAAATCCAGatagaaaatattttgattgggggattctccatttttttcttataaaaaaggCCAATATTGAGGCCTGGGCCAATATGGATACTGGGACCAACATTCAAAAAAATACTAAGACTGGGACTGattattatcaaaataaaatacaaataatagagaaaatggataaaaaagatcttttttttctcaCGATTCATCAAGAAATCAACCCATCCAagcaaaggttttttttttttgattggatgggaatgaatgaagaaatacTAAATCGTCCCGTATcgaatttgaaattttggttcTTCCCAGAATTACTCCTACTATTTGATGCATATAAGATGAAACCGTGGGTCATACCAATCAAATTActtcttttaaatttgaatagaaataaaaacattagtgaaaataaaaacatcaatagaaaagaaaaaggggatcTTTTtatatcatctaaaaaaaaaaaatctcttgaaTTGGAGAATCGAAATCAAAAAGAACCGCTAGGACAAGGAGATTTTGAATCAGTTCTACCAAAGCAACAAAaagatcttgaagaagattATGCGGGATTAAACATTCAAAAaggtagaaagaaaaagaaaaagaaattcaagagcAATAGCAATACAGAATGGTACTTAGATTCTTTcctgaaaaaatattttatttttcaattcagaTGGAATGATCCTTTGAGTCAAAGAATGATAAATAATATCAAGGTATATTGTCTCCTGCTTAGACTGATAAACCCAAAAGAAATTATTATATCCTCTATTCAAAGAGGAGAACTGAGTCTGAACGTAATGCTGATTCAGAGGGATCTAACTTTTACAGAATTGATAAAAAGGGGGATATTTATTATCGAACCGATTCGTCTGTCTATAAAATGGGATGGAAAATTTTTTATGTATCAAACCATAAGTATTTCATTAGTCCATAAAAGTAAACAACAAACTAATCAAAGATACCGAGAAAAAAGATATATTGATAAGAATGATTTTGATGGATCGATCGCAAGATATGAAAAAATGGTTGGGGGTGGGAGTGAAAATTACTATGATTTGCTTGTTCCTGAAACTATTTTATCGCCTAAACGTCGTAGAGAATTGAgaattttaatttgtttcaattttaagAATGGAAATGCTCTAGATAGAAATCTAATATTTTGGAATGGAAACAACGTAAGGAACTGTGGTAAATTTTGGAATGAGAACAAAGATGTTGATAGAGATAAATTCATTAACATGAAATTGAAGTTCTTTCTTTGGCCCAATTATCGATTAGAAGATTTAGCTTGTATAAATCGCTATTGGTTTAATACCAATAATGGTAGTCGTTTCAGTATGTCAAGGATACATATGTATCAACGATTGAAAATTAGTTGA